A single Megachile rotundata isolate GNS110a chromosome 9, iyMegRotu1, whole genome shotgun sequence DNA region contains:
- the MsrA gene encoding methionine sulfoxide reductase A, producing MVTPNLTLLLRRSLISISYRSMSNKMPGQLEEIQAKRATFGMGCFWAGDCLFGVLPGVIKTCVGYAGGQKESPTYRSIGDHTEVVDIEYNPDVISYAELLSLFWQNHEYGLTTKIKRQYMSLILYHDEEQKVLAEKSREHEQRKRTDMIYTEVRKFERFYPAEDYHQKYRLRNHPWLLETTGLTSDEILRNSPLAAKLNGYIAGAGTLDQFKNDLPKLGLSEKAAQYLQKYIVDNQGNGLYC from the exons TCGAACAAAATGCCTGGACAATTAGAAGAGATTCAAGCTAAACGCGCTACATTTGGAATGGGATGCTTTTGGGCAGGTGATTGTCTGTTTGGTGTTTTACCCGGTGTCATCAAAACCTGCGTAGGATATGCCGGTGGACAAAAGGAATCGCCTACTTATAGAagcat CGGAGATCATACCGAAGTCGTTGATATAGAGTACAATCCAGATGTGATATCTTATGCAGAACTGCTCTCTCTGTTTTGGCAAAACCACGAATATGGTCTGACTACAAAAATCAAGAGACAG TACATGTCTCTGATTTTGTACCACGACGAGGAACAGAAAGTGCTGGCTGAAAAGTCACGGGAGCATGAGCAACGAAAACGTacagatatgatttatacagaagttcgaaaatttgaaaggttttATCCGGCCGAAGA TTATCATCAAAAGTATCGACTTCGAAATCATCCATGGTTGTTGGAAACTACTGGTCTCACCAGCGACGAAATTCTTCGAAATTCACCATTAGCCGCGAAGTTAAATGGTTACATAGCAGGTGCTGGAACGTTggatcaatttaaaaatgatctaCCAAAGCTTGGATTAAGCGAGAAGGCTGCACAGTATTTACAGAAATACATAGTTGATAATCAAGGAAACGGTTTATACTGCTAG
- the LOC100879785 gene encoding uncharacterized protein LOC100879785 isoform X1 codes for MYKGYFKLIYVTRFLILFIYICFVEGTCNFVCDTNGCKTFWKKQRDSDVPYCNTSIPTTVAVIKRNDISEFPAMLQINFKPTKQLCKYKITLFANASINEKQCMNYTFNDNDKEIHTKSTVCFVGHQYQESVNISVPFAFTACYSLTSFTNTFEGINLINNTFLKTDYKRTEITKPEVDCSYDIISSNVTNELVNYEVRISTPIVENIMIKPGLYIYGPNNLGNCDTDTRKKESKKLSQIFNIFESDTEYRHQYFNASFTTNGKYEAYGKFQAEVVAANVDRCFKIYYSDVRCENDILWKPPVAQCIWFHRCRNITNSEYFKFQLNIDPSRRPSFVLPIVVITFIIMCGVICLIYIIYYKCRTTDTHNDNINISSNIDIVLLYPKGSKSFMAFMTDLRGMLHNVCRCVHDWYDVLEWNNVASIGASEWFSEKLRKNYYVMWIDTPSTRSLIAQRFKAKSSEQDNFDKYNIVKIGDFRDVAFPTVFNLAKRDVEESLDHEIRHFVVQLKGFDNFEDKTDPFVALSSRKRYFLPQDLSSLCSDLSTLETEEEELAGQYTCNIKSNFNVFTSRFK; via the exons ATGTATAAAGGTTATTTTAAGCTGATTTATGTTACTAGATTTTTAATTctgtttatttatatatgttttgTGGAAGGTACATGTAAT TTTGTTTGTGATACAAATGGTTGTAAAACATTTTGGAAAAAGCAGAGAGATTCTGATGTACCGTATTGTAATACAAGTATTCCTACTACTGTTGCagtaattaaaagaaatgacatttctgaattcccag caatgttgcaaattaattttaagccAACAAAGCAATTGTGCAAGTATAAAATAACTCTTTTTGCAAATGCATCAATTAATGAGAAGCAATGTATGAACTATACTtttaatgataatgataaggaaATACATACTAAAAGTACTGTATGTTTTGTAGGCCATCAGTATCAG GAGAGTGTTAACATATCTGTGCCATTTGCATTTACTGCATGTTATTCTCTTACTTCTTTCACCAATACATTTGAAggcataaatttaataaataatacattctTAAAAACAGATTATAAGCGTACAGAAATTACAAAACCAGAGGTTGATTGTTCATATGATATTATATCTAGTAATGTAACAAA cgAATTAGTAAATTATGAAGTCAGGATTTCTACACCAATAGTTGAAAATATAATGATAAAACCAGGATTATATATTTATGGTCCAAACAATCTTGGAAACTGTGATACCGATACTAGGAAGAAAGAATCAAAGAAGTTgtctcaaatatttaatattttt GAGTCAGATACAGAATACAGACACCAATATTTTAATGCAAGCTTT ACTACTAATGGAAAGTACGAGGCGTATGGAAAATTTCAAGCTGAAGTAGTTGCAGCAAATGTAGATCGTtgctttaaaatatattatagcgATGTTAGATGTGAAAACGATATTTTGTGGAAACCTCCAGTAGCACAATGTATTTGGTTTCACC GGTGCCGAAATATAACTAATTCCGAATACTTTAAGTTTCAACTTAACATTGATCCCAGTAGACGTCCATCTTTCGTTCTGCCAATTGttgttattacatttattataatgtgTGGAGTTATATGTCTTATCTACATTATATATTACAAGTGTAGAACAACTGACACACATAacgataatataaatattagcaGTAATATAGATATTGTATTGTTATATCCTAAAGGTAGCAAATCTTTTATGGCATTCATGACAGACCTTCGTGGAATGCTTCACAATGTTTGCAGATGT GTACATGATTGGTATGATGTACTAGAATGGAATAATGTAGCTTCAATTGGTGCATCTGAATGGTTTTCTGAAAAACTTCGTAAAAATTATTATGTTATGTGGATAGACACACCATCCACGCGATCTTTAATTGCACAAAGATTTAAAGCAAAATCTTCTGAGCAGGACAATTTcgataaatataatattgtaaaaattggtGATTTTCGTGATGTAGCTTTTCCTACAGTATTTAATTTAGCGAAACGTGATGTCGAAGAATCGCTGGACCATGAGATCCGACATTTCGTAGTACA ATTAAAGggctttgataattttgaagacaaaacCGATCCATTTGTCGCTTTGTCTTCGCGTAAACGTTATTTTCTACCTCAAGATTTAAGTTCTCTATGTTCAGATCT GTCCACATTAGAGACTGAGGAAGAAGAGCTTGCAGGACAGTATACATGTAATATTAAGTCTAATTTTAACGTATTTACATCACGATTTAAGTGA
- the LOC100879785 gene encoding uncharacterized protein LOC100879785 isoform X2 has protein sequence MLQINFKPTKQLCKYKITLFANASINEKQCMNYTFNDNDKEIHTKSTVCFVGHQYQESVNISVPFAFTACYSLTSFTNTFEGINLINNTFLKTDYKRTEITKPEVDCSYDIISSNVTNELVNYEVRISTPIVENIMIKPGLYIYGPNNLGNCDTDTRKKESKKLSQIFNIFESDTEYRHQYFNASFTTNGKYEAYGKFQAEVVAANVDRCFKIYYSDVRCENDILWKPPVAQCIWFHRCRNITNSEYFKFQLNIDPSRRPSFVLPIVVITFIIMCGVICLIYIIYYKCRTTDTHNDNINISSNIDIVLLYPKGSKSFMAFMTDLRGMLHNVCRCVHDWYDVLEWNNVASIGASEWFSEKLRKNYYVMWIDTPSTRSLIAQRFKAKSSEQDNFDKYNIVKIGDFRDVAFPTVFNLAKRDVEESLDHEIRHFVVQLKGFDNFEDKTDPFVALSSRKRYFLPQDLSSLCSDLSTLETEEEELAGQYTCNIKSNFNVFTSRFK, from the exons atgttgcaaattaattttaagccAACAAAGCAATTGTGCAAGTATAAAATAACTCTTTTTGCAAATGCATCAATTAATGAGAAGCAATGTATGAACTATACTtttaatgataatgataaggaaATACATACTAAAAGTACTGTATGTTTTGTAGGCCATCAGTATCAG GAGAGTGTTAACATATCTGTGCCATTTGCATTTACTGCATGTTATTCTCTTACTTCTTTCACCAATACATTTGAAggcataaatttaataaataatacattctTAAAAACAGATTATAAGCGTACAGAAATTACAAAACCAGAGGTTGATTGTTCATATGATATTATATCTAGTAATGTAACAAA cgAATTAGTAAATTATGAAGTCAGGATTTCTACACCAATAGTTGAAAATATAATGATAAAACCAGGATTATATATTTATGGTCCAAACAATCTTGGAAACTGTGATACCGATACTAGGAAGAAAGAATCAAAGAAGTTgtctcaaatatttaatattttt GAGTCAGATACAGAATACAGACACCAATATTTTAATGCAAGCTTT ACTACTAATGGAAAGTACGAGGCGTATGGAAAATTTCAAGCTGAAGTAGTTGCAGCAAATGTAGATCGTtgctttaaaatatattatagcgATGTTAGATGTGAAAACGATATTTTGTGGAAACCTCCAGTAGCACAATGTATTTGGTTTCACC GGTGCCGAAATATAACTAATTCCGAATACTTTAAGTTTCAACTTAACATTGATCCCAGTAGACGTCCATCTTTCGTTCTGCCAATTGttgttattacatttattataatgtgTGGAGTTATATGTCTTATCTACATTATATATTACAAGTGTAGAACAACTGACACACATAacgataatataaatattagcaGTAATATAGATATTGTATTGTTATATCCTAAAGGTAGCAAATCTTTTATGGCATTCATGACAGACCTTCGTGGAATGCTTCACAATGTTTGCAGATGT GTACATGATTGGTATGATGTACTAGAATGGAATAATGTAGCTTCAATTGGTGCATCTGAATGGTTTTCTGAAAAACTTCGTAAAAATTATTATGTTATGTGGATAGACACACCATCCACGCGATCTTTAATTGCACAAAGATTTAAAGCAAAATCTTCTGAGCAGGACAATTTcgataaatataatattgtaaaaattggtGATTTTCGTGATGTAGCTTTTCCTACAGTATTTAATTTAGCGAAACGTGATGTCGAAGAATCGCTGGACCATGAGATCCGACATTTCGTAGTACA ATTAAAGggctttgataattttgaagacaaaacCGATCCATTTGTCGCTTTGTCTTCGCGTAAACGTTATTTTCTACCTCAAGATTTAAGTTCTCTATGTTCAGATCT GTCCACATTAGAGACTGAGGAAGAAGAGCTTGCAGGACAGTATACATGTAATATTAAGTCTAATTTTAACGTATTTACATCACGATTTAAGTGA